A region of the Antedon mediterranea chromosome 4, ecAntMedi1.1, whole genome shotgun sequence genome:
GTGTatgtttaaaatgtgttatttaaaATATGCACAATTTAATAGGTATTCTTATAGACTTTTATACTAAAGGTGATTTGTACTTCTCTTTTATATTTCTGTTGTTTACATGTAATCAgaaatcaaataaatgaaaaaaaagtctATTAAAGGGTTTCAAACTTATTCTACCGTACCCGTTTTTAATTGGTCTACTTTTCAAAAGTAAGGATATACACTTTTATAATGCATATGATGTTATAATGCATGCTATTTTGAGATtccaacatttttattattttcatccTAGCCCGTTACAGATTGGAGACTAGTCAAGCAGAGAGCTATTATCGGCATGCAGCTAAGCTAGTTCCTTCAAGCGGACAACCTTACAACCAACTGGCGATTGTAGCAGCGTCACGTGGGGACCAGTTAGCTATGACGTTTTTTTACGTTCGAAGCACTGCTGTTAGACACCCCTTCCCGGCTGCATCTACTAATTTACAGAGTACCTTTGCAAAGCTTGTTGATAAGTTAgtatagttttattaaattataataagtaTAGCTATTATCTATCACAATGATCTATCTGATATTCATATtgatattcatattcatttattatccagaaaaataaaaaaaacaataatacaaaaagcataaattacataaaacaaaaacaagcatAGAAAAACGCAGGACACTATCCTGGCGGATtgtcaaaaaacaaaaatatcgctATAATAGACTCTCCTGATAGTGCTGGTGGCAAAATAACAGAAACATAACTGATGCCAGAAAGATATTAGTAAAGTACATATAGAACAAACTACTATAGTTGAGATGAAATAGATATATATTAAGTAATAGTACAACCCTAGATTTGAATATGTATTCATTAAAAATGACCATTGCACATATACAGTAAAAACCCTATGAAGGGGATACCTTCACAACCAAACAAGGTGCCCACTTAATATAAATGTCCCTGAGATAATAGGGatttcccctgaataggagttggcgatagtgttaaaacataattgTGTAATATTATGTGAGAGTGTCCCCTTTAGGGGTATCCCCTGAGGTGTCCCCTTTAGGGGTATCCCCTGAGGTGTCCCCTTTAGGGGTATCCCCTGAGGTGTGAGTCTCAAAAGAGGAGGATCTACTGTATAAAACAACCCTCTTTGTCTGACATGGTATTTTAAGactcttaagcgtggttcccactggcgacgcaacgcaaggacgtagcgcaacgcaagtgaattgaccaatcacaagcgatggcttattcgcttgtgattgctaactgtttataacttcgcttgtcattggttaaaacgcttgcgttgcgtttacgtccttgcgttacgttctagtgggaaccaagctttactttaTGATCATAATTTGAAAAACAGCAcacaaaataatattgtgttaaaatgtttttcgTTATGTAGAGATGAAGTGaagctttttaaaatgaagCTTGTTGAATTGATTCATTTCTTTACCAAGTTTCATGCTGTCATACATCTCACTGTGGGAGATGCAGGTTAGaagttataaattaatattttccttttatattttttaccaaTTATTTAACATTGATGATTCTTAAGTCATTAATATATTGGTATAATTGAATTAAGGCccaaataaatctatattgttGTTTATGTATAGTGAtttttgtttgaaggtttgcatggcgataGTTGCTATTCAGCATTGTTCTTGAGAAAAAACGCTCTTCTACAGCTAGTTCCAATCCCTCCCATGGTGAACTTGCTATTGTTTTAGCTTTCACACCAGTTCCATccaatttcatttatatttccaGTTTTCTGGATTTTCtacattctcactcctgagaacaatcaaagtatattgatcacAACGTCAAGAAACTAAACAGTTCCTCtcagaactaaatatatgtggTGTGCCGCAAACTGTATAGTGATtgttatgttttaattaatcCTACTACCTAtatggaaatttaaaaaaaatcataaataaaacaattgctAACTGTATTTATACTCCAAAAAAGCAATGTACATACATCCAGATGTCTCActagaattatatttttctcatgtattttatcaatttagacTTACAAGTTGCATCAATGATTCGTGATAAGCTAGAAGAGAACTTCCGTTCACACTTGGCACAGGAGTCACTATCAGCAAAGCAACTTGTTCAAATGATGTCTATCAATTTGTTCACACTACACCATATTAAACATCTTGATAAAGAGACAGTAAATGTGGATGGTGAAAAAGACCATGAAGAAGTCGTGACCTCAGATGACATGTTCACACAGGATGAGATTCAGTCATGGAATCTAACCCTGAATTTAACAGGTTAAATTTCATTATTtgttacaatatttataaaacaaataattaagaAGCAGAAAGAATAACTACTACTTCTGTAAAGCCCCTTTTTCAATTCCctacattttcacaattttacaATTCCAACTTTTGGGTCCTATTTTAGCTATTTGCTTGTCAGTACAAAATCTAAGTTTTGTGATTTTCTGttctataaattaaattaaaagacaTCATCACCATTGATAGGAGCTTGTCGAAACTTGGTTCTGGCTCTTAAATAAAAACTGCTCTTTATGCAtcataaagcctgttttcctgtcaaCGTTAAGTTACAGtgagttgcgttgagtttaaaatcgttaaagttgaaaataaaatagcgaTGACGATGATCGAGTCGGACCgctaatatttacacatttttacgcgATCGTTAATAGTTTCTCTTGGTTCTCTCGAGCGGTGCTGGGACACGCGGACGGGAAGTGTTGCAAAACTCAGGCCGGCCACTTGAAAAAGTTACGGGTTTTGATGCTTAAACCCAGCCTAGGACATGCTTTCgttgatatcttaatctaggcttacactaaagacaaacattaaatttaattggtttaatattataatttaatttgacttacacttgttttttttaaatatcagaccttaaaagtgtacaaaaaaggtgaaaaacatcgtcgcgttgtaaacattcaagaattgtcagcgcgtacctttttttcacaaactgcaatgacgtaatttgtggaccatttgattggtcagttttgaACGATCGTAACAATCGTAATCAACAAAAGTTGAACTCGATTCAACTTTAACTATTtaagattttaacgattttcaacgttaatttttacccccttttcctgtTAAATCGTTGAATATGTcaactcaacgcaactcaacGTAACTCAACGTAacttaacgtcgacaggaaaacaggcttaagggTTGGCCCtaaagcccggcgcacactagagcttccggctgagccaactggcacgagtaacacttgccTCAAGTGTGCGCCGGGGATTTCGTGAGGAATCGGCCACGCGTGCCGCTGAGGAAAATATCTatcgtgtttaatattttttggcacGCGTGCCATTTTCCTCAAGTGTGCGCCGAACTTGAGCTTCctgctcactaaaaaattccactgcgcatgacatgttctgatttattatgatatttcagCGCGTGCTGTATAGCGCAGTAAGTaattatccaatcagaaaatCGCGTAGTGAAGGCGTTTAGTGTGCGTCCGATAGAACGCGATCACAATTTGCGgcaaattttttagtgagccaagtgttactcgtgccagttggctcagccgaaagctctagtgtgcgccgggcttaaATAGAGGTGGCCCTTAAATAGAGGTTGACCCTTAAATAGAGGTTGACCCTTAAATAGAGGTTGACCCTTAAATAGAGGTTGACTATAGTGTTTCAAAGTATACTGTATTTCCTtgcattattataacttatactgTATTTGACTCAATATCCAAGTTGAAATGAAATGCATTCTACACTtgcttttttttgttatatataaatccaaacaCAAATTACTGAAAAGATGATAATACTGTGGtaatcagtggctgaatctcaatggagatacaaataaaataagcaaaaagctaaatcaaaaagataaagaaaacaaacagccagacaaattagcagagctttcaggcaacactagtccttcatcagtgcaatatattatatatatatatttttagtgaCGTTGTTCCAGCTAATGTTGCACTATATGCCATCAAAGTCTCAGGAGAAAGCACGTCAATGGGTGTGTCTACCAGCTGTAAAGGTCTTCTTAGATTGGCTCATTCATCGTCCTTACATTTTTGAAGATGATGTTGTCCTATCAAAACCAGTGTAAGTAAAGTTGTAGATTAggtgaaattacaatttttgtatTCCAAGATCTCAATTTGACAATGCGACTTTTTTTTGTGgatttttaatattcatatttaattaGATGGCAATGTATaagcattgtttttaaaatcctATGTTCATCACATCATTCATCATCtatctaaaataaatttgcTAAATTTTCTAACTGGACAAAGATGTATTTGCTGTCCTAGTAAACTTGGTGTTTTTTACCATTGTAGAATGTATTCTCTTCTCGCTCTTCATGCCTATTTTTTAAGTAATCATTCTTCTAGATTTAATTAGCACAAACGATAATtatgtagtatttatttttgAACAGGGTATGGAGTAAATTAGCAAAGGTACTGAATTTTGTTCAGTATAAAGATTCTGCTAATGTACATCCCAATAAACAGGCATTATGGGAAGATATTGAAGTTGATGAGTTTCTACCTCTTAAAAAAGCTCACAGGtaaaaaattactatttttgtCGTCAACTGGCAAAGGACTGTTGACCCCACTagtaaacatgttttttttatatatttgtaaatagaTTCTACAAAAAGTTGAATTTACAGAAATTGCCAAATAAAGTACATTTTGCTAGACTAAAAAGtaactttattttcaaaaataaatcCAGCAAACATTTGAATTTTGAAATTGTCAACTAGCAATAATAACAAATCTACTAGCAaattcattcaattcaattcaaaacatgatcatataatacaaataaaccCATGACAGGATTCAGcaaaagaaaacttaaatgCTGTACAAATTTTCTCTGCTGTCATGGTTGACAAATAATAGAAATCAAATGAAATCATCAAttgagaatgttaaagagtcgctatccaatcgagtttgaacaataccatgaaagccccagtggtctaatggttaggacatctgcatatcaagcagaaggtttcgagttcgaatctcggttgggggcgactttttctaactctcacagatttccttatctttatcgtttcaaattaattaattaaatttcagtatatcaccgtgCGGTTTAGGATTTATTCTATTACCAAAGCACTGATTAACATCcttgtaattttattttgctttttagtattttaaactTTGATGTATTTAATCAAGTCAACTTGAATGCAGAAATGGAAAGTAGAGAAAGAGTTTGTCGTCTTGTGCAACATGGAAAATGGCTTGTTCAAAACCAATCAGGGTGAGCTTTACCAATGGAAATAAACACTACATGAAAAATGCTCAATACATAATTAAActtataatacattttcaacTTTACTATAGATTTATAAAGTGGGCTTGTGATCCTATTTGTGAAGCTTGAAGCATATTAACATGCCTAGATTAGCTGGATAAACCAGCATAGGCCTTTTTCCCTCTGAGGGAGAGCATAATGTATGAGTTTACCCTGTGAAATAAATTGAAGGAGGCAGATGAGAAGTGTAaacatgcatttacacaatgTATATTAGTGCCAACATTTATGGTGCGCCACCACCAAAGACAAATATGTAACATGTTCATTTTGGTATGAACCAGctttaatttgtaaattagtCTTTTGAATTGATTTATATAGCTTAATGAAGTCTGAAAGATCTGACACTTCAAGTAAATTGATATTTACGTGTGCTTTGAGTGAAGAACAGGTGAGGAAACAGCAACAAAgatcaaaacaacaaaaactCTTACCCACAAAACCAAAGTAAGTATTTTGCCTGTTTTTAGGATTAGTTTGTGTTGAATAACACATGTTTTAGTAAACTTATGTTCAATAAAACTACCACAAGTAACAAATTTCTGTTGATTTTCGTTTTAGTATAAAAAATCTTTTATCCatattcaaaattttttttttgtcaataataacagtaaatacattattattacacaatttagtatttttagtcttattttaataattttagacCAGAGAACAAGATTCAAACTCACACTAATCTGAAGACAGCGTTGAAGAAAGGAAGAGATGGACCCCCTAGAAAAGTGGAATTTGCTGGAATTGAAGAAATAATTCATGATGATAGACGATCAGAAAACAAACGTCCTGAGTCAAAAAGTCAAAGTATTGCTGTACAGGTGAAAGCATAGACATATTTTGAAGTATTTAGAAACACTCATTGTGATACTGTATACCTAATACTACTGAAAATGAAAAGATCTAGATCATCAAACTAGAACTATCACCACAGCGGACAATTGTAAACATTAATTTAGTACTCACGAACAGACTTTACTTGCGTAACGTTTACCATTTCActaaaaataaatctttttgTTTATAACTAAGTTTTCAATATGTCAATATCCAACTAATATACCTATAAAAGAGGCTGTAGATATTAACTACTAAGTGTGTTTGAGACATCTTAAATATCTTTATTccttttaaatgtaaatttgaaaTGAACATATTTTTCAGTACtgctttttatttacatttaaatttttgttttgtttatttgaaCATATTAGGCAATTCTACCAAGAAAAAAGACATCATCTGAATCTGATTCTTCAATTACCCCGATTGGTAGCCCTCCTTCCATACCAGGTCGCCAGCCTGTTGGAGTGTTTCATGAACAGAACCACCAATCACCAGTCACTACATGGGATCCAGAGTCTGCAGCCCATTTTCATAAAGGAGGGCCTAAACCTCAAGCAAACCCTATGCATAATATTCAGTCCTGGCAAGGTAGCAACAGCCCTGGAGGCAACAACAATGCGGGTCCCTATCAGAACTTATCGGGACCGCAATTACCGCAAggacaatatcaaaatcaacGATATAGACATCCTCAACCACATATGCAAGATCAAGGGATGGGACCGTACGGAATGCCAAGTAGCCCTGGTGGTGGTTGGTCGTCTCCTCAACGTAGTCCCTCTCAAACTAATCCACCAAGACCTAATTACCCTGGAGGTCAGCAACCTTCAGGTTATCCCCAATTACCTCAGGGATCAAGtaataaaatgaaagaaaatattCCTGGCATGTTGCCAGCAAACTGGAATAAAGGAATGCCATGGCAAGGAGATCAAAACCATGGCAACATTCAACAACGACAACCTAATCAGTGGCCGAATGACAGCCGTCAGCCTTATCAACAGGCTTCTAAGATGGAATGGAAATGTTACCAGCAAAATCCTCAAGGCATTCATTCTCAACCCATGTCTCCCCAAGAGATGTACAACCATCGACCACCACCATTTCATCGTCCTGGTGAGAGTTCCACCCAACTGAATTCACCCACCACTGCAAAACCTAATATGCACACACGCTCTATGAACAATCCCAACTGCGGACCACCACCATCTCACACTGGGCAATACCCACTCCGAGCCAGACAGTCTTCTCCACACAGTCCGCAGCAGTCTATGCAGAATCAAGGTGGTATCATCAACCATCCAAGAGCAGGTACACCTACCAAATCACCACAGAGCATGGATGGCTTTATCTTCCCAACTGCTGCAGAAATCAATTCTATGAGACATTTTAATCCGGTTAGCATGGACGTGCATCCAAATCAGCCTGCCAGTCTCGACCAGCTGAACAGCCATAATTCAAGGATGCCGCCTTCAAACGTGCCCAACAATTCGGCAACCATGCAAGCGTTGACGGAGGAAGTTATCATGAGTATGAATGAACTTTTGTTAAACGCTATCGATCAGGAGGTTAATTTTCGCGACGATAGAGCACCATTTCAGCAACCGGTTGGTAATACCTATGGATATAATTATCATATGAATAACGATGGCCAGCAAAAAATGGCACCCAAGCTTGTAGTAAGTTACtgaattgaataataaattaataacagtttacagtacagtataaattaGACCCATGTTTTATGTAGTGTTTGTTTGgataatttgtaatatttgttGGCGAAATGCGTTCTTTGGCACGCATCTCAATGATGGGGCATCCATAACATAAATATAACAGTACACAACTTTAAATTCCAACCATTTTTAATCTGCCATAAGGTATTACTATACAACTAaatgccttttttttttatattcccTTTATTCTTCAGACCCCTGATGATAGCATGCCTTCATCTAGACAAACTCCTAGTCCAGCAATCAACCAAAGACTAGCAATCAACTTCCCAGGCCGTGATAATATACCCACCAGCAATAGAGGGCATGATTACAACAATGTTGGCGGAGGCGGAAAACCGGGGTGAGTTGCAATTGGCTTTAATAGTGcagatattttgttttatatcaatCACATCAATCAGTCAAATCAGAATTCCATGGTAGGTTATAACAAGACAATCAAAACACTTGGAACTAAAACTATAAATTtgtactattaataataatagggaggtttcgcaatcttacgaatacgataacgaaaacggatacgtcacgcacacgtattcatttttcgtaagccagtaaaaatctgtttcgcatggcaacgaaatattgagggcgccttccaaaatatgactgctgTAAATGTGAgggaagcgcaggtacgtgttgcttggtgcttggctgcctaggcctagcgtaacatcaaagcgagtgaagactttaaaaattgctatttatcaaaatttacctggcattttagtaaattactttagtaaattactttcaataaaagtataattatattataatcatgaatcattcctgattcaaatgcaaaatgtgcaaaatagatcaaaaactatactcgttttgtagttacgaaaatgactggtgatattcgtcaacacgaatacgctttacgaatatgaaatggagatcagctcaaaagtttcacaaaagTGTGACGTAtctgttttcgttatcgtattcgtaaggttgcgaaacctccctatatAATTGTCTCTTTATTTGAGACAAAAGCTTGTTTCTAAATTTAGAACTATGAACTATTTCAATGTTATTTCATTtgttaggtgatcatttttagaataaaatgatcacctattgttattgtataaaatctttattattcttctttctgtacactttttgttcgtcaaatatctcaaaaagttgaatagcaatgatcacaaaaattttacaatgtctttcaaatactttaacttagccataataagcttttcagcgtgatcactgacccgtgacgtcacgtatacgcgattttgtgaaatcacattatcaatcatatatccataattcattatcacatatttatgaaattcactacacgtaaacttcaggtcaaggtaaaaatattagcaaataaaaacgcacgcgcacgtatagacatgcgcgtgaaatcgcgcgttaaaaatttaaaaggctcaaaattaagttttgatcaatttagagcatgaattaggccatttgcgtgtttcaaaaaattactgcgcaaaaacacgtttttgcgcgcgcgatacttaaaaagcgtaaaaatacgatttttttgtagaaatcgcattctactcaccatccttagtacattcaccaaatttgagtcagttccgacttaaaataacgctatacgagcacgttaaaaatgacaaaatgcgcacatttatttcacaaaagttctgaaaatggtgaaaaatatgtcttttttaaaatgaaaataactcttcagaatgcacgatgacacctaagttttttaacttattcgtgaagccattgagttgtagatataaatgtatatacacattagacgtaaaaaatggtattacgtcatcatatggccacttgaatttaacaattaggatttttttccgttttgtttaggttatcacattcaatagagcgcatctccgctaTTTGACCTcgattttcgcacaaatttcagtgtgtgcttgcttaattatttatctttctcataagttgtcagtgttgtcattttgatgacgtcatcacgcgtaaaaacttgaataacgtaggtcgtgtaatttcaccttcgccgtaaatttgaatatcttacagctcttcagaattgaaggttaccttgacgattataatttattatgaaagctgatgaaatgtagatatgaattcatataaaaaccaagcgtatcagatgttgtgacgttaacatatggccagatgaagttaaaaagtagttttttcatcttttttgtcaaagttatacaaatttcaaagagcgcgcacagcgcttctacgtgccagattctcttccaattcttatatttatttgctcaatttattatctttcgaaattgtcatctttgagtttattttgataattccatcataccaaaaaattagaacatgatgtgtgtcccgtaatttcacctatgctacactgtgtatagatatacagtatatactgtacatattgtatatggcatataataggcacaactcagcgaTATAAGattatgcatcatgtcataggatggcgtacatcaactttttacgatcgtatgttaacgtacatgcatgtttaaaaaatgttaatttcattaaaatgataacaatgatcacctataattcgtcaaagtgacgaattaaattctagtttttttttaaacattgtgtatgtttcttgttttatagaaaataataataatatacttacaGCAGAGTTGTTGGAAGTATAAAAATGTCTCATAGGATTCATACTTGATTGACTGTTAAAATCAAAGCAGCCattaatatacaatgtacaaaagcgtattttcaaatttaaaattcataaaaaattttcattttttattcataacagAATGTTTTCCCACCTAATTGTACTGTAGCGTAgtgattatattttttttatcaatgtttaaAATAGGAACGATTTTGTATGCTTTGTTGTACTATATTGATAATTGTTTGAAAGTCTACAAAAATGACATTTAAtcaacaagaaaaataaaatatcagccTGTTTTTAGTTGATGAAGAAATACTGATTATGGCCTGTGTCGTGAAGTGGGCTTCTAACAATTTACCCTATCTTACAAACattgttataaataatttttactcggggtaaccgagtctaggacttcctcatcttctcctcttcttcttcttcctcctcctcttcttcctcttccatctggacacttTCAAGTCCTACTAGTTCTTTACGCGTCGTCTGACGGCTCTGAAACATGGCATGTGCATAGGGTAATAAGTGAACAAAGCTATAGAGAGAAAATGTTCATACTTCAATCGGATGCAGAATTACGACGTCATAAATATGgtaccaataaaaaaaaagtgtgatttataaagtactattCCACccttcgttgtagtattgagctgggatttggcatgggtatactacagggacatgtccttaaagctatagagccggattttttaatttcaaaccggatgcagccatatgacatTTTGAAGATGgtaccttttatttatttttgtcgtAATATAGCCGTGTTTGGTGTCGTTTCAAAGGTCTTGATTGGAGAATAAGAATATACACAGTAAAACCTATTTATGATATTGTTACCGTCACTTCTGCTCCCGGAAATAGCAAAAAAATCACTTTGAGATTTCATAATTTACCGTAACTATGCCATTTCCGGTTATGTGACGTAACTTT
Encoded here:
- the LOC140046935 gene encoding uncharacterized protein — its product is MSCAQLLRRANELKAKIIEGNAETWVTRQTLLDLYQQILVTNLEFALDKKVEQDLWNHVFKNQINILQRKVKDKTNPKRTELQATLTLFLDSASGFYLQLLQELCSAFELRLGCRVTPAKLGILDDKNPNHHKLKQAQHASCLYICQYCLVHLGDLSRYRLETSQAESYYRHAAKLVPSSGQPYNQLAIVAASRGDQLAMTFFYVRSTAVRHPFPAASTNLQSTFAKLVDKDEVKLFKMKLVELIHFFTKFHAVIHLTVGDADLQVASMIRDKLEENFRSHLAQESLSAKQLVQMMSINLFTLHHIKHLDKETVNVDGEKDHEEVVTSDDMFTQDEIQSWNLTLNLTVTLFQLMLHYMPSKSQEKARQWVCLPAVKVFLDWLIHRPYIFEDDVVLSKPVVWSKLAKVLNFVQYKDSANVHPNKQALWEDIEVDEFLPLKKAHSILNFDVFNQVNLNAEMESRERVCRLVQHGKWLVQNQSGLMKSERSDTSSKLIFTCALSEEQVRKQQQRSKQQKLLPTKPKPENKIQTHTNLKTALKKGRDGPPRKVEFAGIEEIIHDDRRSENKRPESKSQSIAVQAILPRKKTSSESDSSITPIGSPPSIPGRQPVGVFHEQNHQSPVTTWDPESAAHFHKGGPKPQANPMHNIQSWQGSNSPGGNNNAGPYQNLSGPQLPQGQYQNQRYRHPQPHMQDQGMGPYGMPSSPGGGWSSPQRSPSQTNPPRPNYPGGQQPSGYPQLPQGSSNKMKENIPGMLPANWNKGMPWQGDQNHGNIQQRQPNQWPNDSRQPYQQASKMEWKCYQQNPQGIHSQPMSPQEMYNHRPPPFHRPGESSTQLNSPTTAKPNMHTRSMNNPNCGPPPSHTGQYPLRARQSSPHSPQQSMQNQGGIINHPRAGTPTKSPQSMDGFIFPTAAEINSMRHFNPVSMDVHPNQPASLDQLNSHNSRMPPSNVPNNSATMQALTEEVIMSMNELLLNAIDQEVNFRDDRAPFQQPVGNTYGYNYHMNNDGQQKMAPKLVTPDDSMPSSRQTPSPAINQRLAINFPGRDNIPTSNRGHDYNNVGGGGKPGFFDENVRLTGGYRLFTPSPWTAGQGDNLGLPSSPFVSQPTSPNATPRSQSPIHQGTLGLGENLPGIGLNWRDERSNVWGPSHQLSSSPTSSLLPERIQSIWSSPIGSSSEPSPLEMLLRQQQQKQHHHDT